From Planococcus halocryophilus, the proteins below share one genomic window:
- the rfbB gene encoding dTDP-glucose 4,6-dehydratase codes for MENILVTGGAGFIGGNFVQYMTANYPDYHIYNLDLLTYAGDLTKHQAIEKDVNYSFVHIDIADRQAVEALFKKVDFTYIVHFAAESHVDRSIAEPEIFIRTNVLGTQVLLEAAKRANIKKFVHVSTDEVYGELDFDPTTFFTEETPLQPSSPYSASKASSDLLVRAYYETYGLPVNITRCSNNYGPYHFPEKLIPLTISRVLNDQKVPVYGDGKNVRDWLHVQDHCSAIDLVMHSGEIGEVYNIGGHNEQKNLDVVKTIIHALGKSEDLIEFVEDRRGHDKRYAIDPTKIERLGWRPVYDFETGIAQTVEWFLENNEWWEQIISGEYQQYFDRQYARK; via the coding sequence ATGGAAAATATACTCGTCACCGGCGGAGCGGGATTTATCGGAGGGAACTTTGTCCAATACATGACCGCTAATTATCCTGATTACCATATTTATAACTTAGATTTACTGACATATGCAGGAGATCTAACAAAACATCAAGCGATCGAAAAAGATGTCAATTATAGTTTTGTTCATATCGATATCGCGGATCGTCAAGCTGTTGAAGCATTATTTAAAAAAGTCGACTTTACGTATATCGTTCATTTTGCGGCTGAAAGTCATGTTGACCGTTCTATAGCAGAGCCGGAAATTTTTATCCGGACCAATGTGCTTGGAACGCAAGTATTACTCGAAGCTGCAAAACGAGCAAACATCAAAAAATTTGTCCACGTTTCTACAGATGAAGTATACGGAGAGCTGGATTTTGATCCTACTACTTTTTTTACTGAAGAAACACCGCTTCAACCTAGTAGTCCCTATAGTGCTAGTAAAGCATCATCGGATTTATTGGTAAGAGCGTATTACGAAACTTACGGCTTACCGGTCAATATTACGCGTTGTTCTAATAATTATGGCCCTTACCATTTTCCAGAGAAGTTAATTCCGTTAACGATTTCACGTGTGTTGAATGATCAGAAAGTACCGGTTTATGGCGACGGCAAAAATGTGCGAGATTGGTTGCATGTACAAGATCATTGTTCGGCAATCGATTTGGTCATGCATAGCGGAGAAATTGGAGAAGTTTATAATATTGGCGGACATAATGAACAAAAAAATCTCGATGTTGTAAAAACGATTATCCACGCTTTAGGAAAATCAGAAGATTTAATCGAATTTGTCGAAGATCGTCGTGGTCATGACAAACGGTATGCGATTGACCCGACAAAAATTGAACGATTAGGTTGGCGGCCCGTTTATGATTTTGAAACAGGTATTGCACAAACGGTCGAATGGTTTTTAGAGAACAATGAATGGTGGGAACAAATTATCAGTGGCGAATACCAACAATATTTTGACAGGCAATATGCGCGCAAATAA
- the rfbA gene encoding glucose-1-phosphate thymidylyltransferase RfbA has product MKGIILAGGTGTRLYPLTKSISKQMLPVYDKPMIYYPLSVLMLAGVKEILIISTPRDISGFLSLLGNGQKLGIKLEYAIQEEPNGLAEAFTIGESFIGDSPVALILGDNVFYGSDFGSRLTESAELTKGSIIFGCHVADPRAYGVVEVDDELNIVSIEEKPEKPKSSYAIPGLYFFDNQVVEIAKQVTPSERGEKEITSIINEYLKRGELQVNIMGRGLAWLDTGTHEALLEASNFVEAIQKRQGLYVACLEEIAFRKGYISQSDLIDLAQSLKKTEYGKYLLDIACERSLSPNKS; this is encoded by the coding sequence ATGAAAGGGATTATATTAGCTGGAGGAACGGGGACACGGTTGTATCCGTTAACGAAGTCAATTTCGAAACAAATGCTGCCTGTATACGATAAGCCAATGATCTACTATCCGCTATCTGTTTTAATGCTTGCAGGTGTTAAAGAAATTCTAATCATTTCAACACCACGAGACATTTCTGGATTTTTAAGTTTACTAGGAAATGGCCAAAAACTCGGTATCAAGCTGGAATATGCGATTCAAGAAGAACCAAATGGATTGGCTGAAGCCTTTACGATTGGGGAGAGTTTTATTGGAGACTCTCCTGTTGCCCTTATATTAGGGGACAATGTTTTTTACGGCTCGGATTTTGGTAGCCGACTAACAGAGTCAGCTGAACTAACAAAAGGCAGCATTATTTTCGGATGTCATGTCGCAGATCCGAGAGCTTATGGAGTGGTTGAAGTGGATGATGAGTTAAATATTGTATCTATAGAAGAAAAACCAGAAAAACCAAAATCTTCCTATGCGATTCCTGGGCTTTATTTCTTTGACAATCAAGTTGTTGAAATCGCCAAACAAGTAACGCCTTCAGAACGTGGCGAAAAAGAAATTACTTCTATTATCAATGAATATTTAAAACGGGGAGAATTGCAGGTCAACATTATGGGCCGCGGACTTGCGTGGCTTGATACAGGTACACATGAAGCTTTGTTAGAAGCTTCAAATTTTGTAGAAGCGATTCAAAAAAGACAAGGTTTATATGTAGCATGTCTTGAAGAAATAGCTTTCCGGAAAGGCTATATTAGTCAGTCAGATTTGATCGACTTGGCGCAGTCTTTAAAGAAAACGGAATACGGCAAGTACTTATTGGATATTGCTTGTGAGAGATCACTTTCACCGAATAAATCGTAG
- a CDS encoding DegT/DnrJ/EryC1/StrS family aminotransferase, translated as MANAFEHPIYVTRPLLPNIEAVTERMKTVWDSQQLTNFGAQHDELSKKLKAYLEVDHISMFSNGTLALLLGLKALELTGEVITTPFTFPATVQALDWNNLTPVFCDIDPVTFNIDAEKIEALITEKTTAILGVHVFGNPCDVEKIQAIADKYHLKVIYDGAHAFGAKVNGVPISGFGDMTMFSFHATKLFNTVEGGALTYHDAALDKRLGLLRNFGIVNAEEVALSGLNAKMNEVQASVGLEVLKVVEEERNKRHKIKRTYEENLASVEGIRVLTTLENESSSYQYFVIEIDQEKFGQSRDFVHEELQKSNVFARKYFSPLCSDFTWYSGLASAQPENLPQAQKAVRKVLAMPYYGALTIESVAEICAIIEDIHIKEKNLFHLVEMRELG; from the coding sequence ATGGCGAATGCTTTTGAACATCCGATTTATGTAACTAGACCGTTATTACCGAATATTGAGGCCGTTACGGAAAGAATGAAAACGGTATGGGACAGTCAACAACTAACAAACTTTGGTGCACAGCATGACGAATTGAGTAAAAAACTCAAAGCTTATTTGGAAGTAGATCATATTTCGATGTTTTCAAATGGCACACTTGCATTATTGTTAGGGTTAAAGGCTTTAGAACTGACAGGTGAAGTGATTACTACGCCATTTACATTTCCGGCAACTGTTCAAGCGCTAGATTGGAACAATCTGACGCCTGTGTTTTGCGATATAGATCCAGTTACTTTCAATATTGATGCCGAAAAAATTGAGGCATTAATCACTGAAAAAACGACTGCCATTTTAGGTGTTCATGTGTTTGGCAATCCGTGTGATGTTGAAAAAATCCAGGCAATTGCAGATAAATATCATCTCAAAGTCATTTATGATGGCGCTCATGCTTTTGGTGCAAAAGTGAACGGTGTCCCTATTAGTGGCTTTGGAGATATGACGATGTTCAGTTTTCATGCGACGAAATTATTTAATACGGTTGAAGGTGGCGCGCTAACTTATCATGACGCGGCGCTCGACAAACGTTTAGGCTTGTTGCGAAATTTCGGCATCGTTAACGCTGAAGAAGTGGCATTGTCTGGGTTGAACGCCAAAATGAATGAAGTTCAAGCAAGTGTTGGCCTGGAAGTTTTAAAAGTAGTAGAAGAAGAACGCAACAAGCGCCACAAGATAAAACGTACTTATGAAGAAAACTTAGCATCTGTTGAAGGAATTCGGGTGTTAACTACACTTGAAAACGAGTCTAGCAGCTATCAGTACTTCGTTATTGAAATCGATCAAGAGAAATTTGGTCAATCGAGAGATTTTGTCCATGAAGAACTTCAAAAATCCAATGTGTTCGCAAGAAAATATTTTTCTCCACTATGCAGTGATTTCACATGGTATAGCGGACTCGCATCTGCGCAGCCGGAAAACCTTCCACAAGCTCAAAAGGCTGTTAGAAAAGTATTAGCGATGCCGTATTACGGGGCGTTAACAATCGAATCAGTCGCTGAAATATGCGCCATAATCGAAGACATTCACATCAAAGAAAAGAATCTATTTCATTTAGTAGAAATGAGGGAGTTAGGATGA